Genomic segment of Paenibacillaceae bacterium GAS479:
AGATCAACACGACGCCAGCTCAAATCGAAGGCCTCGGCGGTCAAGTCGGCCTGGCGATCAGTACGGGTAAAGTAGCGATGAACCCGGGCGGCAACTGGAACATCAACAACTTCAAAGAAGCTAAAACCGAATACGGCACTACGTACCTGCCGAAGTTTAAAGAAACAAAAACGGTCGTTCAACCGGCTGGTATGGCAGTAAGCTCCTCCACTAAAAACGAAGAAGCCGCTTACAAGCTGTTGGCTTGGTTGGCAGGTCCTGAAGGGCAAACGGAGCTAGCTAATCAAGGTTATTCGATCCCAGCTAACAAAGCGGCTGCAGATGCGTATATCGCAACGGCAGGTGAGGCGAACAAGATCTTCCTGGACGCACAGAAATTCGGCATTATTTCTCCATTCACGGTTAAGAAAACCGATCTTGTGTGGACTTACGGTGAGCAATCGCTGAAGCTGCCGCTTGCTGGCGAAGGAAATTTGGATGCTGCATTGAAGGATCTGGCATCAAAAATGAAATAAACTTTTACGCTTAAAGAAGGAAGCTGCAAGTGCTTCCTTCTTTCATCATATTAGGGGATGGCTGCACCACAACGGGTGAAAAGTGGTGTTCCAATACATGGAAAATGGGAAGTTGACAAGGTATGGTAGTGATTATAGAATGAATTGCAACGCAAAGTTTGCCCCAAAAGATTTAAGGGACCTTGGATTGATGAAGAGAGGAAAGCAAAATGGCCAAACTAAAGGATATTGCTGAACTGGTTGGCGTTTCAATCTCTACGGTTTCGAGGGTGATGAAGAACGATCTTTCTCGTTCCGTCAGTGAGGAAACTCGCAGGAGAATACGGGAAGCAGCAGAAAAACTCGACTACAAAGGTGCTAGAAGCGAAGTGAAGCCATCTACTTTCCGGATCGGCTGCGTCGTTGCTGCGCCTCAGAATAAATACAATAACCCTTATTTCATGGTTATTTTAGGCGGAATCGAGCGTTCAATGGAAGAGGCGGGACTTCGCCTTGAATTCATTTTCAGCGTAGAAAAGCCGACGGACTTACAGCAGCTGCAGCAACTTGTAAAAGAGCAGCATGTGGATGGAATCATCGTTGTAGAACGAATTGAGCCTAATGCTTATAACTGGATCATAGAAAATGTGAGAGCCGTTGTCGGTGTAGACTTGCCGGATCTCAGTGTGCCCGTTGTATGTTATGACCGGATGGGGGCTGCACAGTCAGCAGTAGAGTACTTGATTCGTTCTGGCCATAAGCGGATCGGGTACCTTGGAGGTTCGGAATATAACGATTATTACCGTTTAGAAAAGCGTTATTTGGGCTATGAAAAAGCGATGCGGGAAGCTGGACTGGAGATTGATGACAGCTGGGTGCTCGATGTAAAATGGGATGTTTCTCTAAGCTACGAGCTGACGAAACAGGCTTTTGAGCAGAATAAGTCTGCACCAACCGCGATTTTTGCGGCCAGTGATACGATGGCTATTGCAGCCATGCGAGCCGCTTCAGAACGTGGGCTTCGGATTCCAGAGGATATCGCCTTTTTCGGGGTCGATAATATTGAAATTTCTGAATACACCTCACCACCGCTATCTACGATTCATGTTCCTAAAATGGAGATGGGAAGTTATGCGGTCAAGCTTCTGTTCAGCTACTTGAATCAGGAATACACATTGCCTGTCCGGATGACAGTTCCGCATCAGCTCATTGTTCGGCGTTCCAGTGGTGTGGTAGCGGATGTTGAGGTTGTTAAGTCGGGGGTTTGACACGGCATTGTAACGCCTCATGTTTGCGTGCCATGTTATAATATCGGCAGTCCGTTCCTAATAGGAACGATAGAAGAGGGAGCCCTGCCGATATGTTTCCCCGTTATATCTCTTATGGCGCGGTACACGCGCTCATAGCCGTTGCTCTCGGAGCGTTTGGTGCTCACGGCTTGAAAGACCGTTTGGATTCCGACATGTTAGCTGTATTTGAGACTGGTGTACGTTATCAGATGTACCATGCGATCGCGTTAATGATCATTGCCCTTGCCGCTAGTCGACTCGGCGACCGGAAGGGGCTGCGAGTCGGAGGACGCCTGATCAACGTCGGTATTTTTGTTTTCTCCGGTAGCCTCTATGTACTTAGTCTGAGCGGAGTAAAATGGCTAGGTGCTATCACCCCCATTGGCGGTGTTTGTTTCATTGCCGGGTGGGCG
This window contains:
- a CDS encoding transcriptional regulator, LacI family gives rise to the protein MAKLKDIAELVGVSISTVSRVMKNDLSRSVSEETRRRIREAAEKLDYKGARSEVKPSTFRIGCVVAAPQNKYNNPYFMVILGGIERSMEEAGLRLEFIFSVEKPTDLQQLQQLVKEQHVDGIIVVERIEPNAYNWIIENVRAVVGVDLPDLSVPVVCYDRMGAAQSAVEYLIRSGHKRIGYLGGSEYNDYYRLEKRYLGYEKAMREAGLEIDDSWVLDVKWDVSLSYELTKQAFEQNKSAPTAIFAASDTMAIAAMRAASERGLRIPEDIAFFGVDNIEISEYTSPPLSTIHVPKMEMGSYAVKLLFSYLNQEYTLPVRMTVPHQLIVRRSSGVVADVEVVKSGV
- a CDS encoding Uncharacterized membrane protein YgdD, TMEM256/DUF423 family; amino-acid sequence: MFPRYISYGAVHALIAVALGAFGAHGLKDRLDSDMLAVFETGVRYQMYHAIALMIIALAASRLGDRKGLRVGGRLINVGIFVFSGSLYVLSLSGVKWLGAITPIGGVCFIAGWAIFAYSAWKARDNS